A part of Bacillus thuringiensis genomic DNA contains:
- a CDS encoding CidA/LrgA family holin-like protein, whose product MKFTKILVQIAALYVFYMVGNWVQEMLNIPIPGSLIGMFLLLVLLSLKVLPVKWFDLGAETLVAIMPFLLIPPTLGLMNYGAFFMSKGISLFITIVASTFLIIIVAGHTGQYLANRKERES is encoded by the coding sequence ATGAAATTTACAAAGATTCTTGTCCAAATTGCTGCTCTTTACGTTTTTTATATGGTTGGAAATTGGGTACAAGAAATGTTAAACATTCCGATTCCAGGAAGTTTAATCGGAATGTTCCTCTTACTTGTTTTACTTAGCCTAAAAGTCCTTCCAGTGAAATGGTTCGATTTAGGAGCAGAAACACTCGTTGCTATTATGCCGTTTTTATTAATTCCGCCAACGCTTGGCCTAATGAATTACGGTGCTTTTTTTATGAGTAAAGGAATTTCTCTTTTCATTACAATTGTAGCGAGTACATTTTTAATTATTATTGTCGCAGGACATACGGGACAATATCTTGCGAATAGAAAGGAAAGAGAGTCGTGA
- a CDS encoding DMT family transporter gives MAWISLILAGLFEMFGVAMINKLHKDQNWQSLALLILGFGLSFIFLAYAMEILPMGTAYAIWTGIGASGGAILGMILYGESKDWRRVVFIGMVLGAAIGLKLVS, from the coding sequence ATGGCATGGATTTCTTTAATCTTAGCAGGTTTGTTTGAAATGTTTGGTGTTGCTATGATAAATAAATTGCATAAAGACCAAAATTGGCAATCATTAGCTTTGTTAATTCTCGGATTTGGCTTAAGTTTTATTTTTCTTGCTTACGCAATGGAAATACTACCTATGGGGACAGCCTATGCAATTTGGACTGGAATTGGTGCGTCTGGTGGTGCAATTTTAGGCATGATTTTATATGGCGAATCAAAAGATTGGAGAAGGGTTGTTTTTATAGGTATGGTTTTAGGTGCCGCAATAGGTCTAAAACTTGTTTCATAA
- the eno gene encoding phosphopyruvate hydratase has protein sequence MSTIIDVYAREVLDSRGNPTVEVEVYTESGAFGRAIVPSGASTGEHEAVELRDGDKSRYLGKGVLNAVNNVNEAIAPEIVGFDVTDQAGIDRAMIELDGTPNKGKLGANAILGVSMAVAHAAADFVGLPLYRYLGGFNAKQLPTPMMNIINGGSHADNNVDFQEFMILPVGAPTFKESIRMGAEVFHALKAVLHDKGLNTAVGDEGGFAPNLGSNREALEVIIEAIEKAGYKAGENVFLGMDVASSEFYNKETGKYDLAGEGRTGLTSAEMVDFYEELCKDFPIISIEDGLDENDWDGHKLLTERIGDKVQLVGDDLFVTNTQKLAEGIEKGISNSILIKVNQIGTLTETFEAIEMAKRAGYTAVVSHRSGETEDATIADIAVATNAGQIKTGSMSRTDRIAKYNQLLRIEDELGEIAVYDGIKSFYNIKR, from the coding sequence ATGTCAACAATTATTGATGTTTATGCTCGCGAAGTCCTTGACTCTCGTGGTAACCCAACTGTAGAAGTAGAAGTTTACACAGAAAGCGGCGCTTTCGGACGCGCTATCGTACCAAGTGGTGCATCTACTGGTGAGCACGAAGCAGTAGAATTACGTGACGGTGACAAATCTCGTTACCTTGGTAAAGGTGTTCTAAATGCAGTAAACAACGTTAACGAAGCAATCGCTCCAGAAATCGTTGGTTTCGACGTAACTGACCAAGCTGGTATCGACCGTGCTATGATCGAATTAGATGGCACTCCAAACAAAGGTAAACTAGGCGCTAACGCTATCCTTGGTGTATCTATGGCAGTAGCTCACGCAGCAGCTGACTTCGTAGGTCTTCCATTATACCGTTACCTTGGTGGATTCAATGCAAAACAATTACCAACTCCAATGATGAACATTATCAACGGTGGTTCTCACGCTGATAACAACGTAGACTTCCAAGAGTTCATGATCTTACCAGTTGGTGCTCCAACATTCAAAGAATCAATCCGTATGGGTGCTGAAGTATTCCATGCACTTAAAGCTGTATTACATGACAAAGGTCTTAATACTGCAGTAGGTGACGAAGGTGGATTCGCTCCAAACCTTGGTTCTAACCGTGAAGCATTAGAAGTAATCATCGAAGCTATCGAAAAAGCTGGTTACAAAGCTGGCGAGAACGTATTCTTAGGAATGGACGTTGCTTCTTCTGAGTTCTACAACAAAGAAACTGGTAAATATGACCTTGCAGGCGAAGGCCGTACTGGCTTAACTTCTGCAGAAATGGTTGATTTCTACGAAGAGCTTTGCAAAGACTTCCCAATCATCTCTATTGAAGATGGTTTAGACGAAAACGACTGGGATGGTCACAAATTATTAACTGAGCGTATCGGTGATAAAGTACAATTAGTTGGTGACGACTTATTCGTAACTAACACACAAAAACTTGCTGAAGGTATCGAAAAAGGTATCTCTAACTCAATCTTAATTAAAGTTAACCAAATCGGTACTTTAACTGAGACTTTCGAAGCTATCGAAATGGCTAAACGTGCTGGTTATACAGCAGTTGTATCTCACCGTTCTGGTGAAACTGAAGATGCTACAATCGCTGACATCGCAGTTGCAACTAACGCTGGCCAAATTAAAACTGGTTCTATGAGCCGTACTGACCGTATTGCTAAGTACAACCAATTATTACGCATTGAAGACGAACTAGGCGAAATCGCTGTTTACGATGGTATCAAATCTTTCTACAACATCAAACGATAA
- a CDS encoding DMT family transporter gives MSKDWIKVFVAAFFEIFWVIGLKHADDFWTWTGTIIAIFLSFYLMIMAGKKLPVGTVYAVFVGLGTAGTVFSEILLFGEPFKVGKVLLILFLLAGVIGLKLVTDDKVQKGDES, from the coding sequence ATGAGTAAAGACTGGATTAAAGTATTTGTTGCTGCTTTCTTTGAAATCTTTTGGGTTATTGGTTTAAAACATGCTGATGACTTTTGGACATGGACAGGAACTATCATCGCTATATTTTTAAGCTTTTATTTAATGATTATGGCAGGAAAAAAGCTTCCTGTAGGAACTGTTTATGCTGTTTTTGTTGGGCTAGGTACAGCTGGAACTGTCTTTTCTGAAATCCTACTCTTTGGTGAACCATTTAAAGTAGGAAAAGTGTTATTGATTTTATTTTTATTAGCTGGAGTAATTGGTTTGAAATTAGTTACAGATGACAAAGTTCAGAAAGGTGATGAATCCTAA
- the estA gene encoding carboxylesterase, whose translation MKLASPKPFTFEGGDRAVLLLHGFTGNSADVRMLGRFLEKKGYTCHAPIFKGHGVPPEELVHTGPEDWWQDVMEAYQLLKDKGFEKIAVAGLSLGGVFSLKLGYTVPVLGVVPMCAPMYIKSEETMYQGILAYAREYKKREQKSPEQIEQEMLEFQKTPMNTLKALQQLIADVRNNVDMIYAPTFVVQARHDEMINTDSANIIYNGVESTLKDIKWYEDSTHVITLDKQRDELHEDVYNFLEQLDW comes from the coding sequence ATGAAATTAGCATCTCCGAAACCATTTACATTTGAGGGTGGAGACCGCGCTGTTTTATTACTACATGGTTTCACAGGAAACTCAGCTGATGTACGTATGTTAGGGCGTTTCTTAGAGAAGAAAGGCTACACTTGTCATGCGCCAATTTTTAAAGGGCACGGTGTACCACCAGAAGAGCTTGTTCATACAGGTCCTGAAGATTGGTGGCAAGACGTAATGGAAGCATATCAGCTTTTAAAAGATAAAGGCTTTGAGAAAATTGCTGTTGCTGGATTATCACTTGGCGGCGTATTTTCTTTAAAATTAGGTTATACAGTACCGGTTTTAGGTGTAGTACCAATGTGTGCACCAATGTATATTAAGAGTGAAGAAACGATGTACCAAGGTATATTGGCATATGCCCGCGAATATAAAAAACGTGAGCAAAAATCACCAGAGCAAATTGAACAAGAAATGTTGGAATTCCAAAAGACACCGATGAATACATTAAAAGCATTACAACAATTAATTGCTGACGTACGTAACAATGTGGATATGATTTATGCACCGACATTTGTTGTACAAGCACGTCATGATGAAATGATTAATACAGATAGTGCTAACATTATTTATAACGGTGTAGAATCTACGTTAAAAGATATTAAATGGTATGAAGACTCTACGCATGTCATTACACTTGATAAGCAACGTGACGAGCTACATGAGGATGTATATAACTTCTTGGAGCAACTAGATTGGTAA
- the tpiA gene encoding triose-phosphate isomerase produces MRKPIIAGNWKMNKTLSEAVSFVEEVKGQIPAASAVDAVVCSPALFLERLVAKAEGTDLQVGAQNMHFEKNGAFTGEISPVALSDLKVGYVVLGHSERREMFAETDESVNKKTLAAFEHGLTPIVCCGETLEERESGKTFDLVAGQVTKALAGLTEEQVKATVIAYEPIWAIGTGKSSSSADANEVCAHIRKVVAEAVSPEAAEAVRIQYGGSVKPENIKEYMAQSDIDGALVGGASLEPASFLGLLGAVK; encoded by the coding sequence ATGCGTAAACCAATTATCGCAGGTAACTGGAAAATGAATAAAACTCTATCTGAAGCAGTTAGCTTCGTAGAGGAAGTTAAAGGTCAAATCCCAGCAGCTTCAGCTGTTGATGCAGTAGTTTGCTCTCCAGCTCTATTCTTAGAGCGTTTAGTAGCTAAGGCTGAAGGAACGGACTTACAAGTAGGTGCACAAAACATGCACTTCGAAAAAAATGGTGCATTCACTGGCGAAATTAGCCCAGTAGCACTTAGCGACTTAAAAGTAGGCTACGTAGTACTTGGCCACTCTGAGCGTCGTGAAATGTTTGCTGAAACAGACGAATCAGTAAACAAAAAGACTCTTGCAGCATTTGAACATGGTTTAACACCAATCGTATGTTGTGGTGAGACTTTAGAAGAGCGCGAAAGCGGAAAAACATTTGATCTAGTAGCAGGTCAAGTGACAAAAGCACTTGCAGGTTTAACAGAAGAGCAAGTTAAAGCAACTGTTATCGCTTATGAGCCAATCTGGGCTATCGGTACAGGTAAATCTTCTTCTTCTGCAGATGCAAACGAAGTATGTGCGCACATCCGTAAAGTTGTTGCAGAAGCTGTTTCTCCAGAAGCTGCAGAAGCTGTTCGTATTCAATACGGCGGTAGCGTAAAACCAGAAAACATTAAAGAGTATATGGCACAATCTGACATCGACGGCGCTTTAGTTGGCGGTGCTAGCTTAGAGCCTGCTTCGTTCTTAGGTCTTCTGGGGGCGGTAAAATGA
- a CDS encoding LrgB family protein has translation MSQILIGIGWVLFTVLLYQLSKKIYTLFPTPFTIPMLVATGLMAFLFIMLDIPYQHYMESGGGWIAKLLGPGVVAFAIPLYKQRHVLQKYIVPIAGGVLVGTTVAIASDFAIASLMGTDKSLILSSLPKSVTMPVAMSVSEQVGGVPSLTAAFVVIAGITGTITGPLLLKWSRVTNSVGKGIGFGCASHIMGVMRAMKNNEHEGVIGSVTMTLTAILTCLLGPLFAMMFM, from the coding sequence ATGAGCCAAATATTAATCGGAATCGGTTGGGTTCTTTTTACGGTGCTATTATACCAATTATCTAAAAAAATCTATACATTATTTCCAACACCATTCACCATTCCAATGCTTGTAGCAACAGGATTAATGGCTTTCTTATTCATCATGCTTGATATACCATATCAACATTATATGGAAAGTGGTGGTGGCTGGATTGCCAAGCTGCTAGGACCCGGTGTTGTAGCATTTGCCATTCCTCTTTATAAACAACGTCATGTTCTGCAAAAATATATTGTACCGATTGCTGGTGGCGTATTAGTAGGGACAACAGTTGCAATCGCAAGTGATTTTGCCATCGCATCACTTATGGGAACAGATAAAAGCTTAATTTTATCTTCTTTACCAAAATCGGTGACAATGCCAGTTGCGATGAGTGTTTCAGAGCAAGTTGGTGGTGTACCTTCATTAACAGCAGCTTTCGTTGTTATCGCAGGTATTACTGGAACGATTACCGGCCCACTTTTATTAAAATGGAGCCGCGTTACAAACTCAGTTGGTAAAGGTATCGGATTTGGATGTGCTTCTCATATTATGGGTGTAATGAGAGCAATGAAAAATAATGAACATGAAGGTGTTATTGGATCGGTAACAATGACATTAACAGCAATTTTGACATGTTTGCTCGGGCCGTTATTTGCAATGATGTTTATGTAA
- the smpB gene encoding SsrA-binding protein translates to MPKGTGKVIAQNKKAFHDYFIEETYEAGLVLQGTEIKSIRAGRVNLKDAFARVHNGEVWVHNMHISTYEQGNRFNHDPLRTRKLLLHKKEIEKLTGASKETGYALVPVRIYLKNGFAKMALGLAKGKKQYDKRNDLKEKEAKREIARAFRDRQKM, encoded by the coding sequence ATGCCAAAGGGTACAGGTAAGGTTATTGCACAAAATAAAAAAGCATTTCATGATTATTTCATCGAAGAAACATACGAGGCAGGGCTTGTCCTTCAAGGAACGGAAATTAAGTCGATTCGCGCTGGACGCGTGAACTTGAAAGATGCGTTTGCACGTGTACATAATGGTGAAGTATGGGTTCATAATATGCATATTAGTACGTACGAGCAAGGGAATCGTTTCAACCATGATCCGCTTCGTACGAGAAAGTTACTTCTTCATAAAAAAGAAATTGAGAAGTTAACGGGTGCTTCAAAAGAAACAGGCTATGCATTAGTTCCAGTTAGAATCTATTTGAAAAATGGATTTGCAAAAATGGCACTTGGTTTAGCAAAAGGTAAAAAGCAATATGATAAGCGTAACGATTTAAAAGAAAAAGAAGCAAAACGTGAAATTGCACGCGCGTTCCGTGATCGCCAAAAGATGTAA
- a CDS encoding YxeA family protein: protein MKWIMRIFVLLAIVGGAFYYLQSGNGYYSTKQYYVKVMTDSKVENEKLSNGEVLTYHVYDEKVYDKKGEERKLQISVQDKLEKNQYYLIDWEDRRGIVSKIAKVDQAKIDKGIVDKLNGTS, encoded by the coding sequence ATGAAATGGATCATGAGAATTTTTGTATTATTAGCTATAGTAGGAGGGGCTTTCTACTATCTGCAGTCAGGGAATGGATACTATTCAACTAAACAATATTATGTAAAAGTAATGACGGATTCTAAAGTAGAAAACGAAAAATTGAGTAATGGAGAAGTTCTTACGTATCATGTTTACGATGAGAAGGTGTACGATAAAAAAGGGGAAGAAAGAAAACTGCAAATTTCCGTACAAGATAAATTGGAAAAAAATCAATATTATTTGATTGATTGGGAAGATCGTCGTGGGATTGTTTCTAAAATAGCTAAAGTAGATCAAGCAAAAATAGATAAAGGTATCGTAGACAAATTGAACGGTACCTCATAA
- the rnr gene encoding ribonuclease R gives MEEIIQEHIDKLLLFMREEAYKPLTIQELEEAFGIEGSEGFKDFVKALVMMEEKGLVIRTRSNRYGLPEKMNLVRGKLIGHARGFAFVVPDEKKTGDDDLFIPPTELNGALHGDTVLARVSAQSSGSRQEGSIVRILERGTKELVGTYTESKNFGFVIPDNKRWTSDIFILKSASMGAVEGHKVVVKITSYPENRLSAEGEVIQILGHKNDPGVDILSVIHKHHLPLAFPEEVMEHANSVPETISEEDLKDRRDLRDQMIVTIDGADAKDLDDAVTVTKLENGNYKLGVHIADVSHYVQEGSPIDVEAAERATSVYLVDRVIPMIPHRLSNGICSLNPKVDRLTLSCEMEINNLGDVVKHEIFQSVIKTTERMTYADVRSILEDEDEELIKRYELLVPMFKEMGQLAQILREKRMRRGAIDFDFKEAKVLVDEEGKPTDVVMRDRSVSEKLIEEFMLVANETVAEHFHWMNVPFMYRVHEDPKEDKLERFFEFVTNFGYAVKGRANEIHPRALQQILEMVQGQPEEVVISTVMLRSMKQARYDSESLGHFGLSTEFYTHFTSPIRRYPDTIVHRLIREYIINGKVDHETQAKWRENLPEIAEHSSNMERRAVEAERETDEMKKAEYMVDKVGEEYDGMISSVTNFGLFVELPNTIEGLVHVSYLTDDYYRYDEKHFAMIGERTGNVFRIGDEITIRVINVNKDERAIDFEIVGMKGTPRRKFKDRPVVIEQPRTGRKKRGGRSERSNERGGERGTGRKFDRGGKGKGRGSASASTSTSTSASQPGKKDGNGKKKKAFFENVPGFKKKKKKRK, from the coding sequence TTGGAAGAAATCATACAAGAACATATTGATAAGTTGTTATTATTTATGAGAGAAGAAGCGTATAAACCGCTAACGATACAAGAGTTAGAAGAGGCATTTGGAATTGAAGGTTCTGAGGGCTTTAAAGATTTTGTAAAGGCACTTGTAATGATGGAAGAGAAGGGGCTTGTTATTCGTACACGTAGCAACCGTTACGGTCTTCCTGAAAAGATGAATTTAGTGCGTGGTAAATTAATTGGACATGCACGTGGCTTTGCATTCGTTGTACCAGACGAGAAGAAAACGGGGGACGATGATCTTTTCATTCCGCCTACAGAGTTAAACGGTGCACTTCATGGCGATACAGTATTAGCTCGTGTTAGCGCACAATCAAGTGGATCACGCCAAGAAGGTTCAATTGTACGTATTTTAGAGCGTGGAACGAAAGAACTAGTTGGTACATATACAGAATCGAAAAACTTTGGATTTGTTATACCTGACAATAAGCGCTGGACAAGTGATATCTTTATCTTGAAAAGTGCATCAATGGGTGCTGTAGAAGGCCATAAAGTAGTTGTGAAAATTACGAGCTATCCAGAGAATCGTTTAAGTGCAGAAGGTGAAGTTATTCAAATTCTAGGTCATAAAAATGATCCAGGAGTAGATATTTTATCTGTCATTCATAAACATCATTTACCTTTAGCATTCCCTGAAGAAGTGATGGAGCATGCAAACAGTGTACCAGAAACGATTTCAGAAGAAGATTTAAAAGATCGCCGTGACCTACGTGACCAAATGATTGTAACAATCGACGGTGCAGATGCGAAAGATTTAGATGACGCCGTTACAGTAACAAAGCTTGAGAATGGTAACTACAAGCTTGGCGTTCATATTGCGGATGTAAGTCATTACGTTCAAGAAGGTTCTCCAATTGATGTCGAAGCAGCAGAGAGAGCGACGAGTGTATATCTTGTTGACCGTGTAATTCCGATGATTCCGCATCGTCTATCTAACGGTATTTGTTCGTTAAATCCGAAAGTAGACCGTCTGACGTTATCTTGTGAAATGGAAATCAATAACTTAGGTGACGTTGTAAAGCACGAGATTTTCCAAAGTGTGATTAAAACGACAGAGCGTATGACGTATGCTGACGTAAGAAGCATTTTAGAAGATGAGGACGAAGAGTTAATCAAACGTTATGAGCTGCTCGTACCGATGTTTAAAGAGATGGGTCAATTGGCACAAATTTTACGTGAAAAACGTATGCGCCGTGGTGCAATCGACTTTGACTTTAAAGAAGCGAAAGTATTAGTAGATGAAGAAGGAAAACCGACAGATGTTGTTATGCGTGATCGTTCTGTATCAGAGAAGTTAATTGAAGAATTTATGCTTGTTGCGAACGAAACAGTAGCAGAGCATTTCCACTGGATGAACGTACCATTCATGTACCGTGTCCATGAAGATCCGAAAGAAGATAAGCTGGAACGTTTCTTCGAGTTTGTAACGAACTTCGGATATGCAGTAAAAGGACGTGCGAATGAAATACATCCTCGTGCGCTGCAACAAATTCTTGAAATGGTTCAAGGACAGCCGGAAGAAGTAGTTATTTCAACAGTAATGCTTCGTTCAATGAAGCAAGCGCGTTACGATTCGGAAAGCTTAGGACATTTCGGCTTATCAACTGAGTTCTACACGCATTTCACATCGCCAATTCGTCGTTACCCAGATACGATTGTTCATAGATTAATTCGTGAATATATCATTAATGGTAAAGTCGACCATGAAACACAAGCAAAATGGCGTGAAAACTTACCTGAGATAGCAGAGCATTCTTCTAATATGGAACGCCGTGCTGTTGAAGCAGAACGTGAAACAGACGAAATGAAAAAAGCGGAGTATATGGTTGATAAGGTCGGCGAAGAGTATGACGGTATGATTAGCTCTGTAACAAACTTCGGTTTATTCGTAGAGCTTCCAAATACAATTGAAGGTCTTGTACACGTTAGCTATTTAACAGATGATTATTATCGTTATGACGAAAAACATTTTGCGATGATTGGAGAACGTACAGGTAACGTATTCCGCATCGGTGACGAAATTACAATTCGTGTTATTAACGTAAATAAAGATGAGCGCGCAATCGACTTTGAAATCGTTGGCATGAAAGGTACACCTCGTCGTAAATTCAAAGATCGTCCAGTCGTTATCGAACAGCCAAGAACAGGCAGAAAGAAACGCGGTGGACGTAGCGAGCGCAGTAATGAGCGCGGCGGTGAACGTGGCACAGGTAGAAAATTTGACCGTGGTGGCAAAGGAAAAGGAAGAGGATCAGCTTCTGCTTCCACTTCCACTTCCACGTCCGCTAGTCAGCCAGGGAAAAAAGATGGTAACGGCAAGAAGAAAAAAGCATTCTTCGAAAATGTACCAGGATTCAAGAAGAAAAAGAAAAAGCGTAAGTAA
- the gpmI gene encoding 2,3-bisphosphoglycerate-independent phosphoglycerate mutase produces the protein MRKPTALIILDGFGLREETHGNAVAQAKKPNFDGYWNKFPHTTLTACGEEVGLPEGQMGNSEVGHLNIGAGRIVYQSLTRVNVAIREGEFDQNETFQNAIKSVKEKGTALHLFGLLSDGGVHSHMNHMFALLRLAAKEGVEKVYIHAFLDGRDVGPQTAKGYIDATNEVIKETGVGQFATISGRYYSMDRDKRWDRVEKCYSAMVNGEGPTYKSAEECVEDSYANGIYDEFVLPSVIVNEDNTPVATINDDDAVIFYNFRPDRAIQIARVFTNEDFREFDRGEKVPHIPEFVCMTHFSETVDGYVAFKPMNLDNTLGEVVAQAGLKQLRIAETEKYPHVTFFFSGGREAEFPGEERILINSPKVATYDLKPEMSIYEVTDALVNEIENDKHDVIILNFANCDMVGHSGMMEPTIKAVEATDECLGKVVEAILAKDGVALITADHGNADQELTADGGPMTAHTTNPVPFIVTKNDVELREGGILGDIAPTMLTLLNVEQPKEMTGKTIIK, from the coding sequence ATGAGAAAGCCAACAGCTTTAATCATTCTTGATGGTTTCGGACTACGTGAAGAAACTCACGGGAATGCTGTAGCACAAGCTAAGAAACCTAATTTTGATGGTTACTGGAACAAATTCCCTCACACAACGCTTACAGCTTGTGGTGAGGAAGTAGGTCTTCCAGAAGGTCAAATGGGTAACTCTGAGGTTGGTCACTTAAATATCGGTGCAGGCCGCATTGTATATCAAAGCTTAACACGCGTAAACGTTGCAATTCGTGAAGGTGAGTTCGATCAGAACGAAACTTTCCAAAATGCAATTAAAAGCGTAAAAGAAAAAGGTACTGCTCTTCATTTATTCGGTTTACTTTCTGACGGTGGTGTGCACAGTCACATGAACCATATGTTTGCTCTTCTTCGCTTAGCAGCAAAAGAAGGCGTGGAGAAAGTTTATATCCATGCATTCTTAGACGGCCGCGATGTTGGACCACAAACAGCAAAAGGTTATATCGATGCAACAAATGAAGTAATTAAAGAAACAGGAGTAGGACAATTCGCGACTATCTCTGGTCGTTATTACTCCATGGACCGTGACAAGCGTTGGGATCGCGTAGAAAAATGTTACAGTGCTATGGTAAATGGTGAAGGCCCTACTTATAAATCAGCAGAAGAGTGTGTAGAAGACTCTTATGCAAATGGTATCTACGATGAATTCGTATTGCCGTCTGTAATTGTTAACGAAGATAACACGCCAGTTGCAACAATCAATGATGATGATGCAGTTATCTTCTATAACTTCCGTCCAGACCGTGCAATTCAAATTGCTCGTGTATTTACAAACGAAGACTTCCGTGAGTTCGATCGTGGTGAAAAAGTACCTCACATTCCTGAATTCGTTTGTATGACACATTTCAGTGAAACTGTAGATGGTTACGTGGCATTCAAGCCAATGAACCTTGATAACACATTAGGTGAAGTTGTTGCGCAAGCGGGATTAAAGCAACTTCGCATCGCGGAAACTGAAAAGTATCCGCACGTTACATTCTTCTTTAGCGGTGGTCGTGAGGCTGAATTCCCAGGAGAAGAGCGTATTTTAATTAACTCACCGAAGGTTGCAACGTATGACTTGAAACCTGAAATGAGCATTTACGAAGTAACGGACGCTTTAGTAAATGAAATCGAAAATGATAAACATGATGTTATCATTCTTAACTTTGCAAACTGTGATATGGTTGGCCATTCTGGGATGATGGAACCAACAATTAAAGCAGTAGAAGCAACTGACGAATGTTTAGGAAAAGTTGTAGAAGCGATTCTTGCAAAAGATGGTGTAGCACTTATTACTGCTGACCATGGTAATGCTGATCAGGAGTTAACTGCTGATGGCGGGCCTATGACAGCTCATACAACTAACCCGGTTCCTTTCATCGTTACAAAAAATGACGTAGAGCTTCGTGAAGGTGGTATTTTAGGAGATATCGCCCCAACAATGCTTACACTTTTAAATGTGGAACAACCGAAAGAAATGACAGGTAAAACAATTATTAAATAA
- a CDS encoding nucleoside hydrolase, whose protein sequence is MPKKVLIFCDPGIDDTMALLLAFFINEIEIVGIVADYGNVPKEMAVQNAHFLKNEAKDRNIKIFGGSERPLTGAPPAFFTEVHGKQGLGPIIPKGHVTNGEMENFFEVIPLIEQYKDELIIVSLGRLTSLAILFILCKQLMKQIKSYYVMGGAFLHPGNVTPISEANFYGDPTAANIVLQSSPNMYIYPLNVTQYSIITPEMAEYIEAKGKAPLVKPLFDHYYYGYYKDALPHLKGSPFHDTMPILALLDNSMFTYHKSPIVVMTESYAQGASIGEFRSLGESKPFIDRPSHQIAIDFDYNRFFKHFMSLMTGEQF, encoded by the coding sequence ATGCCCAAAAAGGTTCTTATTTTTTGTGATCCTGGGATTGATGATACGATGGCTCTCCTCTTAGCATTCTTTATCAATGAAATAGAAATCGTGGGCATTGTTGCTGATTACGGCAATGTTCCAAAAGAAATGGCCGTACAAAACGCTCATTTTCTTAAGAACGAAGCAAAGGATAGAAACATCAAGATATTTGGTGGATCAGAACGCCCACTTACTGGCGCCCCTCCTGCTTTCTTTACGGAAGTACACGGGAAACAAGGGCTCGGGCCAATTATTCCAAAGGGACATGTGACTAACGGAGAAATGGAGAATTTTTTCGAAGTTATTCCTCTTATTGAACAGTATAAAGATGAATTAATCATTGTTAGTTTAGGCAGACTTACCTCCCTAGCAATTTTATTCATCTTATGTAAACAGCTCATGAAGCAAATTAAATCTTACTACGTAATGGGCGGTGCCTTTTTACATCCTGGTAATGTGACCCCTATTTCAGAAGCGAACTTTTATGGCGATCCTACTGCCGCTAATATAGTCCTTCAATCCTCACCTAACATGTACATCTATCCATTAAACGTCACTCAGTATTCCATCATTACACCAGAAATGGCTGAATACATTGAAGCAAAAGGAAAAGCCCCACTCGTCAAACCGTTATTCGATCATTATTACTACGGCTATTATAAAGACGCCTTACCCCATTTAAAGGGGAGCCCCTTCCATGACACAATGCCAATACTCGCTTTACTTGATAACTCTATGTTTACGTATCACAAATCACCTATCGTTGTCATGACGGAATCCTATGCACAAGGAGCAAGCATTGGAGAATTTCGCTCTTTAGGAGAATCTAAACCATTTATTGATCGGCCGAGTCATCAAATCGCAATTGATTTTGATTATAACCGTTTCTTTAAACATTTCATGTCACTTATGACGGGTGAGCAATTTTAA
- the secG gene encoding preprotein translocase subunit SecG, translating into MHTLLSVLLIIVSILMIVMVLMQSSNSSGLSGAISGGAEQLFGKQKARGIEAVLNRITIVLAVLFFVLTIAVTYLNL; encoded by the coding sequence GTGCATACGTTATTATCCGTTTTACTTATTATTGTATCGATTTTAATGATTGTTATGGTACTTATGCAGTCTAGTAATAGCTCAGGCCTTTCAGGTGCAATTTCAGGCGGTGCAGAGCAATTATTTGGTAAGCAAAAAGCACGTGGAATTGAAGCAGTATTAAACCGTATTACAATTGTTTTAGCTGTTCTATTCTTCGTATTAACAATTGCTGTTACGTACTTAAATTTATAG